From bacterium, the proteins below share one genomic window:
- a CDS encoding isocitrate/isopropylmalate dehydrogenase family protein translates to MAKYRIAWLPGDGVGNDVMDATRPVLQALGFEAEYIHGDIGWEFWCREGNPLPDRTLEVLRSTDAALFGAITSKPKEEAVEELASELRGKGYDYFSPIVRLRQEFNLHTNLRPCKAYPGNPLNYKEGIDLVIFRENTEGSYGGVEFHPLPQQVYDALCLNPKMKKFGAFDLADIALSTRIMTRQGCRRIVKAAFDYARTYGRKSVTVVEKPNVLRETGGLMIREARKVAADYPEIQLWETNIDAQCMWLLKNPFDYDVLVAENMFGDIISDLGAQLVGGLGFAASGNIGDNYAVFEPTHGSAPKYFGQNKVNPMAMFLTAKMMLEWLGEKPMADRLEAAIAAVLKEGKARTYDMGGTTGTQEMGEAVIAKL, encoded by the coding sequence ATGGCCAAGTACCGCATCGCCTGGTTGCCCGGGGACGGCGTGGGCAACGACGTGATGGACGCCACCCGGCCCGTCCTCCAGGCCCTGGGCTTCGAGGCAGAATACATCCACGGGGACATCGGCTGGGAGTTCTGGTGCCGGGAGGGCAACCCCCTGCCCGACCGCACGCTGGAGGTGCTGCGCTCCACCGACGCCGCCCTCTTCGGGGCCATCACCTCCAAGCCCAAGGAGGAGGCGGTGGAGGAGCTGGCGTCGGAACTGCGCGGCAAGGGCTACGACTACTTCAGCCCCATCGTCCGCCTGCGCCAGGAGTTCAACCTCCACACCAACCTGCGTCCCTGCAAGGCCTATCCGGGCAATCCGCTCAACTACAAGGAAGGCATCGACCTGGTGATCTTCCGCGAGAACACGGAAGGCAGCTACGGCGGCGTGGAGTTCCATCCGCTGCCCCAGCAGGTCTACGATGCGCTCTGCCTCAACCCGAAAATGAAGAAGTTCGGCGCCTTCGACCTGGCGGACATCGCCCTCTCCACGCGCATCATGACGCGGCAGGGTTGCCGGCGCATCGTCAAAGCCGCCTTCGACTACGCCCGCACGTACGGCCGCAAGAGCGTGACCGTCGTCGAGAAGCCCAACGTCCTGCGCGAGACGGGCGGCCTCATGATCCGCGAGGCCCGCAAGGTGGCGGCCGACTACCCGGAGATCCAGCTCTGGGAGACCAACATCGACGCGCAGTGCATGTGGCTGCTGAAGAATCCCTTCGACTATGACGTGCTGGTGGCCGAGAACATGTTCGGCGACATCATCAGCGACCTGGGCGCCCAACTGGTGGGCGGCCTGGGCTTTGCCGCCAGCGGCAACATCGGCGACAACTACGCCGTCTTCGAGCCCACCCACGGCAGCGCCCCGAAGTATTTCGGGCAGAACAAGGTCAACCCCATGGCCATGTTCCTCACGGCCAAGATGATGCTGGAGTGGCTGGGCGAGAAGCCCATGGCCGACCGGCTGGAGGCCGCCATCGCCGCCGTGCTGAAGGAGGGGAAGGCCCGCACCTACGACATGGGCGGCACGACGGGGACGCAGGAGATGGGCGAGGCCGTCATCGCCAAGCTGTAG